A region of Pseudarthrobacter sp. NIBRBAC000502770 DNA encodes the following proteins:
- a CDS encoding LPXTG cell wall anchor domain-containing protein, producing MGIIIGLLVIWLILSIVGFVVKGLIWLAIIGLVLFVATGVWGWLKRKTNA from the coding sequence ATGGGAATCATCATCGGCCTTCTGGTCATCTGGCTCATCCTGTCCATCGTCGGCTTCGTCGTCAAAGGCCTCATCTGGCTCGCCATCATCGGGCTGGTCCTGTTCGTCGCCACCGGCGTCTGGGGCTGGCTGAAGCGCAAAACGAACGCCTGA
- a CDS encoding tyrosine-type recombinase/integrase, translated as MANFATPPGSWGKIPPAKLGADGRWKANGRYKTLAGESKQRFRSGSTGRKAENALLELFKAMAAEDKAQEEAAAQEVKKKRRQKENIKFADAIEEWISYIEMGGKDLRVSTAYEYARMARTDIIPALGELRLQDLDVRACADFLHGIINGGRYFAKAEHNRAVLSNILEWCAGRGLIPGNPVKQVAALPKPRKKPVQIIEKHDMASVLRAVRKHGEHQLTVKRPGPPPNMDIPDGIELLLATGVRISELLALTWNDVWIDAPDDGSYWVQINGQVGCIKGQGMLRHDYRKTGDKILDLRISPEVARMLRVRRASQLKTNPKLAIFPARGGAWMQQNNFRRRWRKVREELDITYDIPEDDERGGRKQERRESCAVEAITPHTFRRSVGTFIGETVSIDQAAQQLGHKRTAVTIRSYLRERQEAPDSSGYLASVMYRPG; from the coding sequence GTGGCCAACTTTGCTACACCCCCAGGATCCTGGGGAAAGATTCCGCCAGCAAAGCTGGGAGCTGACGGACGTTGGAAGGCGAACGGTCGCTACAAGACGTTGGCCGGCGAATCGAAACAGCGGTTTCGGAGCGGTTCGACTGGCCGCAAGGCCGAGAACGCCCTTCTCGAGCTGTTCAAAGCGATGGCAGCCGAAGACAAAGCACAAGAAGAGGCCGCCGCGCAAGAGGTCAAGAAAAAGCGTCGACAGAAAGAAAACATCAAGTTTGCCGATGCTATTGAGGAGTGGATTTCGTATATCGAAATGGGCGGCAAGGACCTGAGGGTCAGCACGGCATACGAGTATGCGCGGATGGCGCGGACTGACATCATCCCAGCACTGGGCGAACTCCGGTTGCAGGATCTCGACGTTCGGGCGTGTGCGGACTTCCTTCACGGAATCATCAACGGTGGCCGCTACTTCGCGAAGGCCGAACATAACCGTGCGGTGCTATCCAATATTTTGGAGTGGTGTGCCGGGAGGGGCCTGATCCCGGGTAATCCCGTGAAACAGGTCGCTGCGCTCCCTAAGCCCCGTAAGAAGCCGGTGCAAATCATCGAAAAGCACGATATGGCGAGTGTTTTGAGGGCTGTTCGAAAACACGGCGAACATCAGCTGACAGTGAAACGTCCTGGGCCTCCCCCGAACATGGACATTCCTGACGGCATCGAGCTCCTCCTCGCAACCGGGGTGCGCATCTCTGAGCTCCTGGCCCTCACGTGGAACGACGTCTGGATCGACGCCCCGGATGACGGTTCATATTGGGTCCAGATAAACGGTCAGGTCGGCTGCATCAAGGGTCAGGGGATGTTGCGCCACGACTACCGCAAGACGGGCGACAAAATTCTCGATCTGCGCATCAGTCCGGAGGTCGCGCGCATGCTCCGGGTTAGAAGAGCAAGTCAGTTGAAAACCAACCCAAAGCTGGCGATTTTTCCGGCGCGTGGTGGTGCCTGGATGCAGCAGAATAACTTCCGCCGCAGGTGGCGCAAAGTCCGGGAAGAACTGGACATTACCTACGACATTCCTGAGGACGATGAGCGGGGCGGAAGGAAACAGGAGCGGCGGGAATCCTGTGCTGTTGAAGCCATAACCCCCCATACTTTTCGCCGCTCGGTTGGCACATTTATCGGAGAGACCGTTTCCATTGACCAGGCAGCGCAGCAACTGGGACACAAGCGAACAGCGGTGACCATTCGGTCCTACCTTCGAGA
- a CDS encoding nuclear transport factor 2 family protein: MGTQEDVALVRRGYEAFIAGDMDTLRGLFTDDAVWHTSGTGGLSGDKKGVGEILAYFGELFSRSQGSLKLTLDDVAAGDRYTVGVQSNHAERDGRSLDQRSVIVFTISGGKVAEALEIAEDTAQASQFWS, encoded by the coding sequence ATGGGAACACAGGAGGACGTCGCACTGGTGCGGCGCGGCTATGAAGCATTCATCGCGGGCGATATGGACACGCTCAGGGGGCTGTTCACCGATGACGCCGTCTGGCATACCAGCGGAACCGGCGGCCTTTCGGGAGACAAGAAGGGCGTCGGGGAGATCCTGGCCTACTTCGGTGAGCTGTTCTCCCGGTCCCAGGGGTCGCTCAAGCTCACCCTGGATGATGTTGCCGCTGGCGACAGATACACGGTCGGAGTGCAGTCCAACCACGCCGAGCGCGATGGCAGGTCGCTGGACCAGCGGTCGGTCATCGTCTTCACCATCTCCGGCGGCAAGGTGGCTGAAGCCCTGGAAATCGCAGAGGACACTGCCCAGGCATCCCAATTCTGGTCCTGA
- a CDS encoding helix-turn-helix domain-containing protein translates to MNKNNETTGLDLTVPARLLTRSEAAQYLRRSTGTLANWAAKRKGPVYYRQEDGAVVYAVEDLAEWLALQRVLPVVA, encoded by the coding sequence GTGAACAAGAACAATGAAACGACAGGTCTCGACCTGACGGTCCCGGCGCGACTCCTGACTCGCAGCGAAGCTGCGCAATATCTTCGACGGTCCACGGGCACGCTGGCCAACTGGGCGGCCAAGCGCAAGGGACCTGTGTACTACCGACAAGAGGACGGTGCAGTGGTCTATGCCGTCGAGGACTTGGCAGAGTGGTTGGCCCTGCAGCGCGTACTCCCGGTGGTGGCATAG
- a CDS encoding Pr6Pr family membrane protein — MSRRESASGPGEFLPPVRRNIAANRALHPDRPWIRAVRIAVGIFVLAALVQKTFDATLPGNDVDVAQLFSEFTVQGNLALGLVLILSGVRPRSRLPLWWDHLFGALVLYLVMTGIIYVVLVAPPGEPWWSWDLYWPQMVHHRLAPLVTALDWLLVTRTVRGTWWRPLAWLGYPVAFLAFSWIRGGLDGWYVYDFLDPTLDGGWATVFVSTAQVLVAFLVVAAIVHAAGNARVALAAGRPARAKSVRGAGVAA; from the coding sequence ATGAGCCGCAGAGAATCCGCATCCGGTCCCGGGGAGTTTCTTCCGCCCGTACGCAGGAACATTGCCGCCAACCGTGCCCTGCACCCTGACCGCCCCTGGATCCGGGCCGTCCGCATCGCCGTCGGGATTTTCGTGCTCGCAGCGCTGGTCCAGAAGACCTTTGACGCCACCCTTCCCGGTAACGATGTGGATGTTGCCCAGCTGTTCTCGGAGTTCACCGTGCAGGGGAACCTTGCCTTAGGGCTCGTTTTGATCCTTTCGGGTGTCCGGCCACGGAGCCGGCTGCCACTGTGGTGGGACCACCTTTTCGGCGCTCTGGTCCTGTACCTGGTGATGACGGGGATTATCTACGTTGTGCTGGTGGCTCCGCCGGGTGAGCCTTGGTGGAGCTGGGACCTGTACTGGCCCCAAATGGTCCACCACCGCCTTGCTCCGCTGGTGACCGCGCTCGATTGGCTCCTGGTCACCAGGACCGTGCGCGGGACGTGGTGGCGGCCCTTGGCATGGCTGGGCTACCCCGTGGCCTTCCTGGCGTTCTCCTGGATCCGCGGGGGTCTCGACGGGTGGTACGTCTACGATTTCCTGGATCCAACGCTCGACGGCGGGTGGGCGACGGTGTTTGTTTCCACCGCACAGGTGCTGGTTGCGTTCCTGGTTGTTGCTGCCATCGTCCACGCCGCGGGCAACGCCCGGGTTGCCCTGGCCGCGGGCCGGCCGGCCCGGGCAAAGAGCGTCCGGGGCGCCGGAGTGGCCGCCTGA